DNA from Hippoglossus hippoglossus isolate fHipHip1 chromosome 1, fHipHip1.pri, whole genome shotgun sequence:
gggtcgtccatttttatatactaatatactatatatacttcTCTACTAAGTGACACTCTGTGAGTTTTACCTGGAAGAAGATGTCCACATGATCCTTGGGGGCGCAGTCCCTCATGTTGGGGTACGTATAGTTCCCCATCATGTCATAGATGGAGTTCATGATGTCTGTCATCTCCTGCACAAAACAGGGAGAAGAagggaaaagtaaaaacatgagCTGACAACATGAGACTGTTCACACTAACAAGGGATGGAAGCGGCACCTCTCTGGTGATGCAGCCGTCCTTGTTGAGATCGTACAGATTAAAAGCCCAGTTGAGTTTGTCAATGGTGGAGCCTCTCAAGATGATGGACAGACTGATAACAaagtcctgcagcagagacaagaaCAGAAAGAGTTGACAGAGAGCAGGGGAGAATACCAacatcagcaaaacaacaaagtaaaagtgCTTCGGTATAATAGGGAAAATGAGTTCCTGACTGGGAAAAGTCTGCAAAAAGTTTGGTACAGAAGTTGCCGACGTCATCAATTATTAACCAAGAAACATAATTTGAAAATTAGCTCTAAAATagaagcttttaatgtgaacttttttaatttcaatttttaaCTATTTATATGCCTGTTTCACCTGATCCTGTTTCTTTGCACTTCGTTAAAATGCTAATATTGAAAAGAGGTGTcaagaggttgttttttttttttttcatattctgaCTTCAAATAACATGAACACACCAAAGTTGACTTCACGTCACAGGAAGTGGGAGCTTCCGAGGAGCACGTGAATGCACACTCATAGTGCACaggaaagtgaaagagagaagaagaagactgtTTATCCACTGGTGGAGACCACATTAGGTTTTAGGACAGTTTCTGATGAGAGAGTGTTTCTCACCTCAAAGTTAACCGCTCCATTGTTGTGGGTGTCGAAAGCTTCAAACAGGAAATGCGCGTACATACTGGAATCTGAAAGGAGGacaagacaaagtgaaaaacaaaatatctctgtgtttctttgtggtcTTCACACTTATGTACAATACAGTTGAAGTTGTGTCCTTATTGCCTCAACTGAtgagaaacataaaacataatttttatatatcatattttatatactgtttttatatcatacTTCATAAATTTCCAAATCAATATTTGTGACTTTGCTCATAAATTGTaacaaggaaacaacaaaaactgaagcCACATACGCACATACACACCTAAATTCGAAATTTTAACTTTGGCCCTGCTTGGGGCTGTGAAAGGTTCgttttcacttcacttttcTCGATTCAAAAATCTTTCTGTCactaaaaatacatatttccaATCTCGTCTCTGGTAGAGACAACAGTAGGTGACCTTTCCATTGAGTAGAGCTCAAAGTTAAAAGTATGGACTGAAAGTGGGTTATTATCTGATGCAGCGTTTGACTGGACTAAAACCCTGTGGTCATGACAAGTGATGGTAAACTGCACCTCTGGGTTTAATCACACTGAAGGTGAAGTATACAGGATCTCACTTCATGTTGAGATTCCTCAGGTTTGACATATTCATAATATAATTAATGTTTGGAGAAATTGTTGAAGTAGATGGATGTAAGGATGTGAGTCTGACTGACCTCCCTGAGGGAAGAAATGGGAGTAGATGCTTTTAAATGTCTCTTCGTTCACCACACCGCTCGGACACTCCTGTAAGaaaaatcacacacatacatgatgAAAATAGACATGAATCTACTGTATTAAGATATTGTATATTCATATACATGCTTATCCAAGGAAGATCAATAATGCAAAGGAGGCTCGGACTGACGCTCTTGAATCCTCGGTAAAGGACCTGCAGCTCCTTCTTGTTGAAGCTGGTCTGCTGTACAAGACGGTCGAGCCCCTCCGGTCTGTAACGCACTGTTGACAGTTCTCCATCATCAGCTATACTTCCTGCacggagggagggatgaatgaaAGAGTTACTCGCTCAGATGCACAAGTATCCTTGAAGACTTGTGTCCTGAGGGAAAAATGTGACAGTGCAGAAAATAtaatgaggaaaagaaaaaaaagtgacaagATATGAAGTTAGTGTGTAAAAGGATGAGGTGCTGTTGTGACTAAATGATTGAATTCATATCAGGGGAATGTGTGTGATATCCGTGTGTGTGatatccgtgtgtgtgcgtgtgtgtgcgtgtgtgtgtgtgtgtgtgtgtgcgtgtgtgtccggACACTTGCTTGGATTGTCTGAAGCGTTGGACCCAGAGCGACAGCAGGGGAGCAGTTTGAGGAGCCGCTGCTTTATGGtctttttattggatttgtaTGGAGGATTACCTGtaaacaaccaatcacagcagagatTAGAGGCAGATAGAGCGGCCCACATAGTGGAGACCATGTTAAATGGATGAAACATGAGCCAAACTCCACTCAAATACTTGGAATCACATGTCCAAGCAACTTGGTTCGAGCAAATTAGATTGCTGACCTGGCTTTGAACCAGCGTGACCCGACAGACGAAAACAGTTTGAAGAGCATCAGCATGTGAGGCCCAGAGAAATGACATGTGACTGAAGCTGAGTCTGAGAGGCCAGacactgttttaaatgttttatttaactaGGTTAACTAGGGAaggcatgtttttttaaatcctcaatTTAACCAGTAGGTAATTTGTAATAAAACCTCTCTTCTACAAGGTGGGCCTGCACACTAATTTAGTTGGTtgtaaaattacattattttaacTGAATCAGTTTAGATCAACAGCAGCTTCTTTACTCTACTAAATTAAATCCAATCCATCCAATATCTGTTGAAATAATTGTGTCTGGTTCAAAGAAGAGGACCGTCTGACCAACACCAGACCAACTTCTATAACATACAGTTTCCTATAAGTGACTAAACCaatgtttaaatcattttatttctttcacacTGGTagtttcatatatatttttattatcttgtTCCAGCTCTTCATTGAAGCTATCTGATCTTTACACCGGGTAGAATAATCAAGCCAGACTCCATGTTTTTATGGATGTGCCACTGACTTAAGTGGAATGGAAATCAAGtgtatcaacacacacacacacacacacacacacacacacacacacacacacacacacacacacatacacacacacacacacacacacacacacacacacacacacacacacacacacacacacacacacacacacacacacacacacacagagaagtgagTAGTTGTGGTAGAGGAAATGCTGAAAGTGTTTCCGAAAGGTCAAGTGAGTCTAGTTGTGACATCTATAAATGCCAGTGGACCatggttgtctgtctgtctgtctctgtctgtttc
Protein-coding regions in this window:
- the LOC117770781 gene encoding Kv channel-interacting protein 2-like, translated to MKSRSQDQSLSESTELDRSHDPLTGNPPYKSNKKTIKQRLLKLLPCCRSGSNASDNPRSIADDGELSTVRYRPEGLDRLVQQTSFNKKELQVLYRGFKSECPSGVVNEETFKSIYSHFFPQGDSSMYAHFLFEAFDTHNNGAVNFEDFVISLSIILRGSTIDKLNWAFNLYDLNKDGCITREEMTDIMNSIYDMMGNYTYPNMRDCAPKDHVDIFFQKMDRNKDGVVTIDEFLETCQKDENIMQSMHMFDNVI